In one window of Coregonus clupeaformis isolate EN_2021a unplaced genomic scaffold, ASM2061545v1 scaf0138, whole genome shotgun sequence DNA:
- the LOC121559117 gene encoding uncharacterized protein LOC121559117 isoform X4, with translation MDQLATFLGHDIRVHREFYRLPESTLQLAKVSKLLIAIEKGRLPYLQGKGLDDIEVNPEDEVEMSDDDSSEETIADLHPCKGSTTETSRDQTLLRQTPESTTLDNMEGTSESTTLDNMEGTSESTTLDNMKGTPESTTLDNVHMSNTQPRHAVKVRSKWTGDEVKAVERHLLNFITSCRIPGKKDCDSCLQAEPVALKDRDWVAIKYYIHNRNVALKRKMNR, from the exons ATGGATCAACTTGCCACCTTTCTAGGACATGACATCCGTGTCCATAGAGAATTCTATCGGCTTCCAGAGAGTACCCTGCAGCTCGCAAAAGTCAGCAAACTGTTGATAGCAATCGAAAAAGGAAGACTGCCTTACCTGCAGGGGAAAGGGCTGGATGACATTGAGGTCAATCCTGAAG ATGAAGTAGAAATGAGTGATGATGATTCCAGTGAAGAAACCATTGCTGACCTACATCCATGCAAAG GCTCAACAACAGAGACTTCTAGGGACCAGACACTTCTGAGGCAAACACCAGAGTcaaccaccctggacaacatggagggcacttctgagtcaaccaccctggacaacatggagggcacttctgagtcaaccaccctggacaacatgAAGGGCACTCCTGAGTCAACCACCTTGGATAACGTACACATGAGCAACACACAACCAAGACATG CTGTGAAGGTGAGAAGCAAGTGGACAGGTGATGAAGTGAAAGCTGTTGAGCGGCATTTGCTTAATTTCATAACAAGCTGCAGAATACCAGGTAAAAAGGACTGTGACTCCTGCCTCCAAGCAGAGCCAGTAGCTCTGAAAGACAGAGACTGGGTTGCTATCAAATACTACATCCACAACAGAAATGTAGCATTAAAAAGGAAGATGAATAGATAG
- the LOC121559117 gene encoding uncharacterized protein LOC121559117 isoform X2 produces MDQLATFLGHDIRVHREFYRLPESTLQLAKVSKLLIAIEKGRLPYLQGKGLDDIEVNPEVEMSDDDSSEETIADLHPCKGSTTETSRDQTLLRQTPESTTLDNMEGTSESTTLDNMEGTSESTTLDNMKGTPESTTLDNVHMSNTQPRHGKIVTSQASSKCSKGKQAVKVRSKWTGDEVKAVERHLLNFITSCRIPGKKDCDSCLQAEPVALKDRDWVAIKYYIHNRNVALKRKMNR; encoded by the exons ATGGATCAACTTGCCACCTTTCTAGGACATGACATCCGTGTCCATAGAGAATTCTATCGGCTTCCAGAGAGTACCCTGCAGCTCGCAAAAGTCAGCAAACTGTTGATAGCAATCGAAAAAGGAAGACTGCCTTACCTGCAGGGGAAAGGGCTGGATGACATTGAGGTCAATCCTGAAG TAGAAATGAGTGATGATGATTCCAGTGAAGAAACCATTGCTGACCTACATCCATGCAAAG GCTCAACAACAGAGACTTCTAGGGACCAGACACTTCTGAGGCAAACACCAGAGTcaaccaccctggacaacatggagggcacttctgagtcaaccaccctggacaacatggagggcacttctgagtcaaccaccctggacaacatgAAGGGCACTCCTGAGTCAACCACCTTGGATAACGTACACATGAGCAACACACAACCAAGACATGGTAAAATAGTCACATCCCAAGCATCCTCAAAGTGCTCCAAAGGAAAGCAAG CTGTGAAGGTGAGAAGCAAGTGGACAGGTGATGAAGTGAAAGCTGTTGAGCGGCATTTGCTTAATTTCATAACAAGCTGCAGAATACCAGGTAAAAAGGACTGTGACTCCTGCCTCCAAGCAGAGCCAGTAGCTCTGAAAGACAGAGACTGGGTTGCTATCAAATACTACATCCACAACAGAAATGTAGCATTAAAAAGGAAGATGAATAGATAG
- the LOC121559117 gene encoding uncharacterized protein LOC121559117 isoform X3 produces MDQLATFLGHDIRVHREFYRLPESTLQLAKVSKLLIAIEKGRLPYLQGKGLDDIEVNPEEMSDDDSSEETIADLHPCKGSTTETSRDQTLLRQTPESTTLDNMEGTSESTTLDNMEGTSESTTLDNMKGTPESTTLDNVHMSNTQPRHGKIVTSQASSKCSKGKQAVKVRSKWTGDEVKAVERHLLNFITSCRIPGKKDCDSCLQAEPVALKDRDWVAIKYYIHNRNVALKRKMNR; encoded by the exons ATGGATCAACTTGCCACCTTTCTAGGACATGACATCCGTGTCCATAGAGAATTCTATCGGCTTCCAGAGAGTACCCTGCAGCTCGCAAAAGTCAGCAAACTGTTGATAGCAATCGAAAAAGGAAGACTGCCTTACCTGCAGGGGAAAGGGCTGGATGACATTGAGGTCAATCCTGAAG AAATGAGTGATGATGATTCCAGTGAAGAAACCATTGCTGACCTACATCCATGCAAAG GCTCAACAACAGAGACTTCTAGGGACCAGACACTTCTGAGGCAAACACCAGAGTcaaccaccctggacaacatggagggcacttctgagtcaaccaccctggacaacatggagggcacttctgagtcaaccaccctggacaacatgAAGGGCACTCCTGAGTCAACCACCTTGGATAACGTACACATGAGCAACACACAACCAAGACATGGTAAAATAGTCACATCCCAAGCATCCTCAAAGTGCTCCAAAGGAAAGCAAG CTGTGAAGGTGAGAAGCAAGTGGACAGGTGATGAAGTGAAAGCTGTTGAGCGGCATTTGCTTAATTTCATAACAAGCTGCAGAATACCAGGTAAAAAGGACTGTGACTCCTGCCTCCAAGCAGAGCCAGTAGCTCTGAAAGACAGAGACTGGGTTGCTATCAAATACTACATCCACAACAGAAATGTAGCATTAAAAAGGAAGATGAATAGATAG
- the LOC121559117 gene encoding uncharacterized protein LOC121559117 isoform X5, producing MDQLATFLGHDIRVHREFYRLPESTLQLAKVSKLLIAIEKGRLPYLQGKGLDDIEVNPEGSTTETSRDQTLLRQTPESTTLDNMEGTSESTTLDNMEGTSESTTLDNMKGTPESTTLDNVHMSNTQPRHGKIVTSQASSKCSKGKQAVKVRSKWTGDEVKAVERHLLNFITSCRIPGKKDCDSCLQAEPVALKDRDWVAIKYYIHNRNVALKRKMNR from the exons ATGGATCAACTTGCCACCTTTCTAGGACATGACATCCGTGTCCATAGAGAATTCTATCGGCTTCCAGAGAGTACCCTGCAGCTCGCAAAAGTCAGCAAACTGTTGATAGCAATCGAAAAAGGAAGACTGCCTTACCTGCAGGGGAAAGGGCTGGATGACATTGAGGTCAATCCTGAAG GCTCAACAACAGAGACTTCTAGGGACCAGACACTTCTGAGGCAAACACCAGAGTcaaccaccctggacaacatggagggcacttctgagtcaaccaccctggacaacatggagggcacttctgagtcaaccaccctggacaacatgAAGGGCACTCCTGAGTCAACCACCTTGGATAACGTACACATGAGCAACACACAACCAAGACATGGTAAAATAGTCACATCCCAAGCATCCTCAAAGTGCTCCAAAGGAAAGCAAG CTGTGAAGGTGAGAAGCAAGTGGACAGGTGATGAAGTGAAAGCTGTTGAGCGGCATTTGCTTAATTTCATAACAAGCTGCAGAATACCAGGTAAAAAGGACTGTGACTCCTGCCTCCAAGCAGAGCCAGTAGCTCTGAAAGACAGAGACTGGGTTGCTATCAAATACTACATCCACAACAGAAATGTAGCATTAAAAAGGAAGATGAATAGATAG
- the LOC121559117 gene encoding uncharacterized protein LOC121559117 isoform X1 codes for MDQLATFLGHDIRVHREFYRLPESTLQLAKVSKLLIAIEKGRLPYLQGKGLDDIEVNPEDEVEMSDDDSSEETIADLHPCKGSTTETSRDQTLLRQTPESTTLDNMEGTSESTTLDNMEGTSESTTLDNMKGTPESTTLDNVHMSNTQPRHGKIVTSQASSKCSKGKQAVKVRSKWTGDEVKAVERHLLNFITSCRIPGKKDCDSCLQAEPVALKDRDWVAIKYYIHNRNVALKRKMNR; via the exons ATGGATCAACTTGCCACCTTTCTAGGACATGACATCCGTGTCCATAGAGAATTCTATCGGCTTCCAGAGAGTACCCTGCAGCTCGCAAAAGTCAGCAAACTGTTGATAGCAATCGAAAAAGGAAGACTGCCTTACCTGCAGGGGAAAGGGCTGGATGACATTGAGGTCAATCCTGAAG ATGAAGTAGAAATGAGTGATGATGATTCCAGTGAAGAAACCATTGCTGACCTACATCCATGCAAAG GCTCAACAACAGAGACTTCTAGGGACCAGACACTTCTGAGGCAAACACCAGAGTcaaccaccctggacaacatggagggcacttctgagtcaaccaccctggacaacatggagggcacttctgagtcaaccaccctggacaacatgAAGGGCACTCCTGAGTCAACCACCTTGGATAACGTACACATGAGCAACACACAACCAAGACATGGTAAAATAGTCACATCCCAAGCATCCTCAAAGTGCTCCAAAGGAAAGCAAG CTGTGAAGGTGAGAAGCAAGTGGACAGGTGATGAAGTGAAAGCTGTTGAGCGGCATTTGCTTAATTTCATAACAAGCTGCAGAATACCAGGTAAAAAGGACTGTGACTCCTGCCTCCAAGCAGAGCCAGTAGCTCTGAAAGACAGAGACTGGGTTGCTATCAAATACTACATCCACAACAGAAATGTAGCATTAAAAAGGAAGATGAATAGATAG